In a genomic window of Lonchura striata isolate bLonStr1 chromosome 4, bLonStr1.mat, whole genome shotgun sequence:
- the RASGEF1B gene encoding ras-GEF domain-containing family member 1B isoform X2, with the protein MPQTPPFAAMFDSSSYNRNLYQTKEDSCGGLYYHDNNLLSGSLEALIQHLVPNVDYYPDRTYIFTFLLSSRLFMHPYELMAKVCHLCTEQQRLSEPGLDKNWTQKIAPKILQLLTEWTETFPYDFRDERMMRNLKELAQRIASGDEMYRKNVQQLLQTLIRKLAAVTQYEEVLAKIDATTSTDRLMLLKTKPQSIQRDIITVCNDPYVLAQQLTHIELERLNYIGPEEFIQAFVQKDPLNNGKSCYGDRKKTRNLEAYVEWFNRLSYLVATEICMPVKKKYRARVIEYFIDVARECFNIGNFNSLMAIISGMNMSPVSRLKKTWAKVKTAKFDILEHQMDPSSNFYNYRTALRGATQRSLTAHSNREKIVIPFFSLLIKDIYFLNEGCANRLPNGHVNFEKFWELAKQVSEFMTWKQVECPFERDWKILQYLLSVPVFSDDALYLASYESEGPENHIEKDRWKTLRSALLGRV; encoded by the exons ATGCCACAGACACCTCCCTTTGCAGCGATGTTTGACAGCAGCAGCTACAACAGGAACCTGTATCAGACAAAAGAAGACAGCTGTGGAGGGCTCTATTACCATGACAATAATCTCCTGTCGGGGTCTCTGGAAGCTCTGATCCAGCACTTAGTACCCAATGTGGATTACTATCCCGAT AGGACATACATCTTCACCTTCCTTCTCAGCTCCCGCCTCTTCATGCACCCGTACGAGCTCATGGCCAAAGTCTGCCACCTCTGCACTGAGCAGCAGAGGCTCAGTGAGCCTGGCCTGGACAAG AACTGGACCCAGAAAATTGCACCAAAAATCCTACAGTTGTTGACTGAGTGGACAGAGACTTTTCCTTATGATTTCCGAGATGAGAGAATGATGAGGAACCTAAAGGAGCTGGCACAAAGAATAGCCAGTGGGGATGAG ATGTACCGGAAGAAcgtgcagcagctcctccagacCCTGATTCGGAAGCTGGCTGCGGTTACCCAGTACGAGGAGGTGCTTGCAAAAATTGATGCCACCACATCCACAGATCGCCTCATGCTCCTAAAGACCAAGCCCCAGTCCATCCAGAGGGACATAATCACAGTCTGCAATGATCCCTATGTGTTAGCTCAGCAGCTGACACACATAGAGCTT GAGAGACTCAATTATATTGGACCAGAAGAATTTATCCAGGCTTTTGTGCAGAAGGATCCTCTGAATAATGGCAAG AGCTGCTATGGAGATCGAAAGAAGACTCGGAATCTTGAAGCCTATGTGGAGTGGTTTAACAGGCTCAGTTACTTGGTTGCAACAGAAATCTGCATG CCTGTGAAGAAGAAGTACAGAGCAAGAGTGATAGAATATTTCATCGATGTGGCACGGGAATGTTTTAACATTGGCAACTTCAATTCCTTAATGGCTATTATTT CTGGCATGAACATGAGTCCTGTGTCTCGATTAAAGAAAACCTGGGCAAAAGTGAAGACAGCCAAATTTGATATCCTTGAG CATCAGATGGACCCTTCCAGCAATTTTTATAATTACCGAACTGCTCTGCGTGGAGCCACTCAGAGGTCCCTGACAGCTCACAGCAACAGGGAGAAG ATCGTGATACCTTTCTTCAGCCTCCTGATCAAAGATATTTATTTCCTCAATGAGGGCTGTGCCAATCGCCTTCCCAATGGTCACGTCAATTTTGAG aaattttgggaattggCAAAACAAGTCAGTGAATTTATGACATGGAAGCAAGTGGAGTGCCCTTTTGAAAGGGATTGGAAAATTCTACAGTACTTGCTCTCTGTCCCAGTCTTCAGTGATGATG CACTTTACTTGGCTTCCTATGAAAGTGAAGGTCCTGAGAACCACATTGAAAAGGACAGATGGAAGACACTAAG ATCAGCGCTTCTGGGCAGAGTCTAG
- the RASGEF1B gene encoding ras-GEF domain-containing family member 1B isoform X1: MPQTPPFAAMFDSSSYNRNLYQTKEDSCGGLYYHDNNLLSGSLEALIQHLVPNVDYYPDRTYIFTFLLSSRLFMHPYELMAKVCHLCTEQQRLSEPGLDKNWTQKIAPKILQLLTEWTETFPYDFRDERMMRNLKELAQRIASGDEMYRKNVQQLLQTLIRKLAAVTQYEEVLAKIDATTSTDRLMLLKTKPQSIQRDIITVCNDPYVLAQQLTHIELERLNYIGPEEFIQAFVQKDPLNNGKSCYGDRKKTRNLEAYVEWFNRLSYLVATEICMPVKKKYRARVIEYFIDVARECFNIGNFNSLMAIISGMNMSPVSRLKKTWAKVKTAKFDILEHQMDPSSNFYNYRTALRGATQRSLTAHSNREKIVIPFFSLLIKDIYFLNEGCANRLPNGHVNFEKFWELAKQVSEFMTWKQVECPFERDWKILQYLLSVPVFSDDALYLASYESEGPENHIEKDRWKTLRFVSEVTQINK, translated from the exons ATGCCACAGACACCTCCCTTTGCAGCGATGTTTGACAGCAGCAGCTACAACAGGAACCTGTATCAGACAAAAGAAGACAGCTGTGGAGGGCTCTATTACCATGACAATAATCTCCTGTCGGGGTCTCTGGAAGCTCTGATCCAGCACTTAGTACCCAATGTGGATTACTATCCCGAT AGGACATACATCTTCACCTTCCTTCTCAGCTCCCGCCTCTTCATGCACCCGTACGAGCTCATGGCCAAAGTCTGCCACCTCTGCACTGAGCAGCAGAGGCTCAGTGAGCCTGGCCTGGACAAG AACTGGACCCAGAAAATTGCACCAAAAATCCTACAGTTGTTGACTGAGTGGACAGAGACTTTTCCTTATGATTTCCGAGATGAGAGAATGATGAGGAACCTAAAGGAGCTGGCACAAAGAATAGCCAGTGGGGATGAG ATGTACCGGAAGAAcgtgcagcagctcctccagacCCTGATTCGGAAGCTGGCTGCGGTTACCCAGTACGAGGAGGTGCTTGCAAAAATTGATGCCACCACATCCACAGATCGCCTCATGCTCCTAAAGACCAAGCCCCAGTCCATCCAGAGGGACATAATCACAGTCTGCAATGATCCCTATGTGTTAGCTCAGCAGCTGACACACATAGAGCTT GAGAGACTCAATTATATTGGACCAGAAGAATTTATCCAGGCTTTTGTGCAGAAGGATCCTCTGAATAATGGCAAG AGCTGCTATGGAGATCGAAAGAAGACTCGGAATCTTGAAGCCTATGTGGAGTGGTTTAACAGGCTCAGTTACTTGGTTGCAACAGAAATCTGCATG CCTGTGAAGAAGAAGTACAGAGCAAGAGTGATAGAATATTTCATCGATGTGGCACGGGAATGTTTTAACATTGGCAACTTCAATTCCTTAATGGCTATTATTT CTGGCATGAACATGAGTCCTGTGTCTCGATTAAAGAAAACCTGGGCAAAAGTGAAGACAGCCAAATTTGATATCCTTGAG CATCAGATGGACCCTTCCAGCAATTTTTATAATTACCGAACTGCTCTGCGTGGAGCCACTCAGAGGTCCCTGACAGCTCACAGCAACAGGGAGAAG ATCGTGATACCTTTCTTCAGCCTCCTGATCAAAGATATTTATTTCCTCAATGAGGGCTGTGCCAATCGCCTTCCCAATGGTCACGTCAATTTTGAG aaattttgggaattggCAAAACAAGTCAGTGAATTTATGACATGGAAGCAAGTGGAGTGCCCTTTTGAAAGGGATTGGAAAATTCTACAGTACTTGCTCTCTGTCCCAGTCTTCAGTGATGATG CACTTTACTTGGCTTCCTATGAAAGTGAAGGTCCTGAGAACCACATTGAAAAGGACAGATGGAAGACACTAAGGTTTGTGTCAGAGGTTACCCAgatcaataaataa